GGAATATCATGGCCTTCGTAAGATGCTAACACTTTTCTTATATCAGCTGGAGGATTCCGGGCAACAACTGGATAAAACTCATTATGAGGATGCATCATTGACTGTACTCAAATATAGCAATTTGGATAATAAGTCACTTTGTTCTACCTATCTTTGAAATTATATGTACTCACATTCAAGAAATGGTATAAAGTCCAGAAGAGCTGTGTCATCATTTTCAAGCTTAAACGGCTTTATTACAGCACCATTCTCAGGCTGAAGGCTATTTTCTCGGGCATGGGCGCTCAGATAGATAACCTTTCCAGGATCCCTGTTAAGTTTTGACAGGTCctataaaagaaaactaaaacttATAACCCACacttttccttttaatttaattttcagTAACTGAACACAATTCTTGCTTTGTAAATCAAATACTAGCAACATGCATTCTCCTtcacaaacatataattttgAAAGAATAATATGTACATGCTGAAAGAAAGATTTTTAATGAAGGAATATAAGAAAATCAAGCACCAAGAAAACTTTATGTAGAACAATACAGGTTAGCAACCACGACATACTCGGTAATGTGTTCCATTCTGATACTTAGTAGCAGCCTTTCCTAGCCTATATCGCACACAATGCTTGGTATCCAATCTCTCCATGACAGGATCTACATACTGCACTTGCCAAGACAATTCAATATAATGTTGGTGAgtattaacattaaaaaaaaaaacataaatcaagCATAGGacgtaaatattttaaattaccATATTTGCATAGTCGGAATACACAACAATTTCGAAATATTGAGCTAGATGTTCCAAGAAAGCATCAACTCCAGGTCTTTTTATTGTCTGCCAGCCCTTTTCTCTCTTCACATGCCAAGACAGAAACAAAGTTGTCAgcaattccaaaaaaaaaaaaaattaaaaaaaaaaacatatcaagTAAAAGAATGAAACTAGGGCCAAAAATTTAAGACGACTTGACTACAGAGAGCAAACATTGCTTCAAAAATAACAATAGTGCATGTGAAGAAACCTATTTACTAAAACAGAACTTGTAAGTCATATTATCCAGTCTTGCTGGTCTGGAAGTTCACAACTTTATATTATAGTATTATCACTAATTTGCATTCCTAGCCTTACCGTCCAATAAGAGTAAAGTAGTGTTTCTTGAAGATCCAGAACCAGTGTAAAGACATGTTGTTCCGAGGGATGCAAGTCTGGAAGAAGCTTTTCTGCATATGGTTCAGTGTAACCCTACAATGCAACAAAGAAATTGGGGTAAACAAACAAAAATAGTGTAAAATGAAAAAAGAACATGAGGATCATGGATGAAAGGGACCTACTTGAACTTGTTCTTCAATCATTTTCCTTGTGTCCAAGTAAAGTTCAGATGCTTTAGCGGGCACTGAatattagaaacaaaaaaaatcagaaaataaAAATACTGAAAAATGTATGAACTAAACTAACTTAGGTAGTTAGCTTGTATTTTAATACTAAATAGGAACAATATTAGGGTTCTGCTAATGCTGGCTTCATGAGGTAATGCACCCTAAATTGATTCTGCCAATGCTGACTTCATGAGGTAATGCACCCTAAATTGATGTGTCACTAAAGAATGAGACATTAAGAATTCATTCCATAAGAATTGCAGTTTTCGTGCACTAAATGGCAAGTATAACTATTGGGACATAGTGTAGTGTACCCACCAGTCATTGCAGAAGTGTAGAGCAAATTCTTGAATTTCTGCAAAAGATATTGTTATGAAAAATGTTAAGGATAGCGTCCTTACAGATTATAAAAGGTGAAAATGACCAGACAGCACATCGAAAGTATTAAGGAAACACAAGATCATAATAAGCAGACCAATGAACAAAATAACACATCTTGTATCACAAACAAACTACTAAAGACATTCTTACCGAGCACAATAGTGCAAAAATCCTAAACTACGGATAAAGACAATTTCTTTTTGGAAATTAAGTCAttaattttttccaaaaaaaaaaaacacaagtttCACATAGCCATAACAACCTCACTCCCACACACAGCACCAAAGCAAACTTACATCAAAAGAAGAGGCATTGTCTGGTAAGTTGTTACGCAGAGGTGCAGCTCGGATGGACTTTGTCTTTTCCTCTATTTCATCCAAAGAGTAGGCtgcacaacaaaaataaaaatttcacCTTTCACACTCTTGCTTCCACCGAAAAATGAATAATCAATCATTATCAACATTGTAGCCAATGAGGTAGATGCCTTCATCTTAACACCAAATTTAACTAGGTCCAGAGAGCACATATTTCacaatttaaaaccaaaataAGTTGCATGATACATTCATAGAAAAATTAAACCATTCAAATACAATTAATCAAAACACAGACAACATAAAATTCCATTAAAAAAACAGTGTAGTCAATAAAGCAAAAGCCTAAGTTTTTACCATCCTTAGACCAAATTTGATCAAGTAAAATCAACCAAATTCGAATCCAACAATTCAGTGTATATGTATACTCAAAAGAAAATTCAAGCAACCCACATATCATATAAAGCAAAGATAGCCAATATTAAAATTCATAATCAACAGAGTAGCCAACACAATAAATACCTAAGCTTTGATCTTCCACTACACTAAATTTCATCAGTTAAAagaaacccaaatctcaaaatttaaaACCAAATTCGAATCATTCAAAAAAATCACTTTCTTTTCAATCTAATCAATGGAGAGTCCCATACCGTATGAAACGTAACCGGTGGCGGCAGTAGCTCCGGTAATAGCTCCGACGAGAGAATACTTGAGAAAGTTCCAGGACTTGCTACTGGAGGCGCTAGAAGAATCCGGAGCACAGGGGGGTTGATCGGGGGCGAGAGCTTGGGCGGCGATGAGTGGCTCCTTGGGGGGATTAGAGGCAAACTCGGAGCTGAAGAGGCGTTGATTGCGCTTCGATATCAAATTGGTGAGACGAGAACGGAGTAATACGGAGGAAGACATTGCTGGCGATTTTGTCAGAGGTTTTTGTCCTCTGTAGTCCGTCACCCCTTAATGGGTTTGGGGTTGAAGTAGGGTTTTGCAGAGAATGGAGAAGAGAATCAATTAGGGCCTGTTTGGTTGCGACTACTTCTATTTTGATGGCTTCCTATATTAAGGTATATTAAGGTATGTTTGGATGTCCATTTATGATGATCTTGTTTCCTGTTTCGACGCCccccttttctttatttttttttttaaagaaaaaaacctcttttattacaacaattttttttcaaaaaacaatatatagttttaatttttataatatttgatggGTTTGTACTTTTTGAACCATGTGttatttttattacttatttggcttcgatattttgacaaattattttttgaagtttatattttataaaattgttcaaatacacatttaaactcaattttgaatgatttcgttttattttaaattgttagttttgtGAATTATATGTAATTTTAGCTCCGAAAATTTTGACCAAAgtcgagtttagggttctatttgaaccattttacaaaacataatttccaaaaagtcatttgtcaaaacacaaaatccaaacaAGTAATTAGacaaaatacaaaatccaaaaaaatataaaccatatttttattattttatataattcttTTTTAGATAAACTTTTATATTATTAATCGGTGAAATCATAATACAACAGACATGAGTGGAGGAGTCTCCTCCGACTAAATACAATTAGCGGTGTTTGGTACGAGAGTTTAGTTTGGTGGGAACAGAAATGTCAAATCTAACTcatgtttggtaaatttattttaatgACTTGGGAATTTGTGTTTCTAATTGAGTCTtattttttagcttgatttgagAGTAATCTTAACTCTTTTAAACACGAATTTCATACTCTCTTAATCTAAACGCTCTCTAACTCTACTCTCACAACCTCAAACTTTTTACCATACACTAATCTTAAAATCCACCTAAACAAAAAATTTGGCTAGTATATGCGCCGTTAGCAGATTGGTAAACATGTGagataaataagtttttttttaataaaagataAAGATCTTTAGTTTTAATATTGAATATAAGCCGATTATATGTATTAAAACTATACCAAATACATatcttataattaataaaatacatATGTATACTAAAactagtaaaaaaataaaaaaataaaagagatatatattatttttaatataaacaAACCTTACTagatataaatttattttatttcgtTATGCTTTTAAACTATATATTTTGGCTAAAAGGAAGGAATCAAAATAGTAAGTATTTACCAGATTCACCAGGAGAGGATGTCACCTCGGTAGACTTGGCAGTGGGCTTGGATATATTGGAGAATATTCTTAGAGCATCTCCAACCCATTACCTCATATATGTATTGCACCAACATCAAAACTAAGAAATCTTAgcaccatattttttttttcattctaaccacaacaccaaaaattacaccaaaaaatatattatttattattatattagtttttaatggaatattctttttattattatattattttatcatttatttatttaattaatcaattaagtaAAAATGTCATTATTAATTACATGAAACTTAtttcataaatattaaaacttgaaaattATAATAACACATTACATTTTCCTATTTAAATATTACActactaaaataaaatacattcaatTAACCCTAAAACATAACACACccttgaaatattaattaaattaaactaaTTTTCCGATACTATATTCGAAGTATGTCTTAGTTTGTcttgtgttatatatatatatatattgttttccaTTTTATGTTTGGTGTATTTGATTTTAATATTAGAATGTaagtttgtaatattttaattatcttttgtatatttaatcaatttcaatgttaattttattttcttatagtgtagagtaagaattttcacacaaattaaaataaattatataaaaaattaattatgaaatatttgaaattttatttaaaaaaattaaattatatgtgtatttataatttaaaaaacccaacataaaatatagacccaaataatactcatatgtttatatatataagatataaatatatttatatttaaaaaaaaaaaaaattgtcgtGTGAACAGTGCACGTCATATATGCTGTGTCACTATTGACACACGGCTAAATGTTGTTAGTGATCGTGTTTGGTTGGAGGCATTTCAGCACAATaaccccatatatatatatatggggtaATCCCGTCTGGTAGGAGATACTCTTAATGATAGGGACAAGAATCTTATTGTTAGTATCCTGCTGAGCTCTACTGCAGAAACTGACCATTGGTCTTGGCAGAAGAAAAAATCAGGATGTTACACAATCAAAAGTGGCTATAGATTTCAGAAGAGTTGAAGAAACATAGCAATATGGAGGACAACTTTGGTTTTTGGAAGAAACTATGGAACTTAAAGATACCTCCTAAAGTGAAAAATTTGTTATGGCGGGCTGCGTCTGGCTGCCTTCCAACGAATATGCAATTGAGAATTAAATTTGTCCAGGTGTCTCTGCCGTTTGTCCTCAGTGTCATTAGGGAGTTGAAAAAATCTCCCATAGCCTGGTGAGTTGTTCTTTTCCTCAGGCTTGTTGGATAAAAGTGTGTTTTGCAGATGTTTGTGGTATAGAGGGGTCGTTTGCTGCTTGGCTTAATGCTACTTTTTTGCATAAAAGCTTGGAGGAAATAGAAGTAACGTCTTTGCTTTATTGGGCTTTGTGGAAGGCGAGGAATGAGTTGGTGTGGCAAGGTTAGGGTCAGTCAGTGGAGGCAGTTGTTGTGTTGGTTAATGTGAGTCTTGATCAATGGAAGAAAACTTAAGAAATAAGTTGTTTTTCAAAATTGACTTCAATCGTCTGTGGTGATGGGGATGATTTTTGTACTAAACCTTCGGCAAATTCAATCAAGATCAAGGTTGATGCAATTATATTTGAGGACAACAATAGATATGGTGTAGGGTGGGTGGCTCATGATGATGAAGGGCAGCTTATTTTAGCAAAGTCTCATGGCTTTCGAGGTATGGTTCAACCTAAAGTGGCAGAGGTTATAGGCATCAAGGAGGCTCTGAGTTGGCCCAAAACTCAACAGCAGCAGAATGTGACATTGGAGACAGATTGCCTCATTGTAGTACAAGCCATTAGGAGTTCGATACAGATGGTTTCCTCTTTTGGTCTTCTTGTTGCTGATTACAAAGTTTTGTTGTCTAGTTTGAATgatgtttgtttagtttttgttAAATGGTCTGTGAATCAAGCAACTCACTTTCTAGTTAGAGCTTATTGTTTTATTTCTGATCGTAGTTATAGGGAGTATGATGCTCCCTCTTAACTCTTGAATGTTTTGATTTCAGATCGTTAAAGTTAATGAAGTTTtatattgattaaaaaaaattatattttatttttaaaagtccTTATAATTCTTTTTTATGTGAAATTTCAAAGTTTTCACTCAAACAAGcttatatttattcttaattttttttataatcacATCATACACCTTAATTTGGACTAATAATTAACTAAaagtgtaatttttattttgttggaAAATAAAAGATTGCATCACTATTATGACTGAAAAGAAATTTGTTACAAAAAAAAGTGAAGGGATTTATTCCATTCAAATAAGCTTATAATCTAACCTAGAAGTATGTTAATTGTGATCCACACgagaaataaatatatttgaaaatatGGGAAACAATTTGTGAAGGAAAAAAAATGAGTACCATCTTGgcaaataacataaaaataagaaTCAACTATtgtattttttatggttttttcttTTATGAAACTACAAAAGAGTAAGAAAATGGCACTTAAGTTCCACAAATTGTGTTAAATACAATAGAGCAATGTAATGGTGcactttattctttatttatttattaaaaaaaagattGGAAAATATCAGTATGGCTCCTATATTTTTTTCGAATATACGATTTGCTCctgtattttggtaaatgataattcagaccttgtgttttataaaatggatcaaaatagtaatTTATaccaaattttggtcaaaaaaatttcaaatataatcTTTTATTCTCAGCTTCTCGACCACTTTCTTCATTTCTCTGAACTCATCGCATCACTAACGATCCGataattgattttataattaaaaatattttgaccagaATCAGGTCTAGGGTATTATTTTGATCTAGTTTGTAAAACATAtaatctgaattgtcatttaacaaatacAGTGTTCGTTCACGTATTCAGAAAAATACTAGGGcaaaaatagtatttttccaaaaaaaaattgattccATAGATGAAGAGGCAACATTCTTAATTAACCAATGAGGATTACAATCATTAATTCACATCAACGCAGACTTATCTCACGTATAATTGTATCTCAAATTCAATGCTTTGTCAAAGAAATTGACTACTAGATTTCCTGAATAGAAATTCAAGTGACATAGATTGCAAACAGACCTCCAAATATTGTGATAAAGTGACAAAACCACTATACCATCAAAGAGAGGTATAAACAACACCATTCTTAAAATAGTCCACAACTTATTAacaaaatgataaataaaaaaacaacccTGCATTGAAAAAATGACCCACGAACAAGACTACACTACTTCAAGTCCCATCTAATGCTACTTGTTAGTGCACCagactttattctttattttaaaacggatttatatatttttagatcatctgttttgtttaattatttgtttggactctgtattctaataaattaatttttagactttgtattttataaaataattcaaataaacccTTAAATTCGACTTtggtaacaatttttttttaactaaaatcacaaattatttactaaactaacAACTTAGAACAAAAACACAATTATTCTGCCTAACaaatgtattgttatattcaattttttttttatcaaaatcagatttaggagtctatttgaatcttttttaaaaaaacataagattcaaaaaataatttatcaaaacacaaggtccaagtagataatgagacaaaatattgtgtataaaaatgtataaaccattttaaaatatcatttattgattttaatatatagattaataatcaaaatatttttaaaattataaaattaattttaaaacgattaAATTTGAGAAATTTAccttatttaaaaaattattaaaatttcttTTACTATATACATTCTCACCTGCAATGTTAGTAGTTGATGTCCCCTTCTATGGTGttattgttcccattccttgtGAGTTGTTCAACACTCCTTTCTTAGGCTCATGCTAAAGTATCTCTATTGGTAGGTTGTGTTTGACTTGGGATATTGTAATGAAAATCATTGGGGTTCATCATAGGATATTATGTATTACATTGTAATATCTCTTATTTGTAACatctaattttaaaaaaaaaaatcttaatttaCTAAAGAAATTAAAGAGATATTAGCGGCGACAATACTCAATTTtattcaaaagttacactttaatacccaatttttttttgcggtaataatacataaatctataattttggtgcaactgttagtactcaccgttaactATCCGTTAAGTATCCACTTGAcacatttttattagtctaatggtggcgataatacccaaatcttttcaaaagttacactttagtactttttttttttgcggtaatacCTAAATCCACAATTTTGGTGCAACCGTTAGTGGTCACCTTAATTGCCAGTTAAGTATCCACGTGATACATatggattttgggatgattttagactaaattatttaaattctttaaagGGATATTGGCTGCGATAATAcctaatttttttcaaaagttgcactttaataccaaaatattttttttggcgctaataatacctaaatttatatttttggtgCATCCGTTAGTACTCACTATTAACTGCCCATTAAGTATCCACATGTCACATTTTTATTAGCTAATTGGCGGCAATAATACCCAAATTTAGGGGTATTCATTAGATCACATCCAATGGATTTAAGTccatccgatccaatccaattatccTTTGAATGTTTGATTTTTACAACCGATCAAATCCAATTAAATTGAGTCAACCAATCCGATCTGATCCAATGGATAgttggattggatcggttccaTTCATTGGATGCATCCCCTAGTTATTTATTGGATCGAATCGGATCCATCCAATCATTTAGAGTCTTTTTAAATCTAATTTTCATGTATGTTTCAATTATAAAACATACAAATTACTcatccaaaggaaaacactattTAGTTCTAATAATTTAAAAACATACAACACAAATTCATCTAAATTATAAGCATATTTGTAATTGGATGATTATTGGATTGATTCGGTCGGTTTTTATTGGTTGTTGGACCTCCATCCAACAACCGATCGAATCAATTtggattttaaaaaattacatctGATCTGATCCAATAGTAATTGGATATCCAAATATTGGCGGTTGGTTGTAATTGGATCGGTCGATTGTAATTGAATTGGATATATTCTGCACACCCTTACCCAAATCTTTTGAAAAGTTACACTTTAGTACCCAAATTTTTTTATGCGGTAATACCTAAATCTACAATTTAAAAgttatttaaaactaattaataatatagagtttgggatgattttgagtttcaattttaatttgggttgtttcgaatttgcaaattttagtttttaataattttttagatattttaaaatttaaaatatttttttatagtatttaaagaatttaggGATATTGGTCACGATAATACCCAAATCATTtataaagttacactttaatgcCTAAATTTACGAGTATAAAAATATGTCAGGTGGATACTTAACAGGAAGTTACGATGAGTATTAACGGTTGCACCAAAATTATAAATTTAGGTATTATTAccgcaaaaataaaaaattggttaTTAAAGTGtaacatttgaatttttttgggtATTATCGCCGTCAATatctattatttaaatattaggaaaactattttaaattttaaaggtGGATACTTAACAGGAAGTTACAATGAGTATTAACGGTTGCACCAAAATTATAAATTTAGGTattattaccgcaaaaaaaaattggttattAAAGTGtaacatttgaatttttttgggtATTATCGCCGTCAATatctattatttaaatattaggaaaactattttaaattttaaaaaatctaaaagattattaaaaactaatgagtttatacttttttggaccatgtgttttgtctcattatctgtttggactctatgttttaacaaattactttttggaccctatgttttgtaaaatggttaaaatagaatcctaaatccgattttggtcaatgattTATCAACTAAAATCAcgaataatttaccaaactaatagttcagaacaaaaataaaatcattatacttaaaaattgtgttgttatattcaattttttcttcatcaaaattgagttttgggttctattttaaccattttacaaaacttagggtccaaaaagtaatttatcaaaacacaagatccaaacaggtaatgggacaaaa
The Humulus lupulus chromosome 6, drHumLupu1.1, whole genome shotgun sequence DNA segment above includes these coding regions:
- the LOC133783277 gene encoding mitochondrial import inner membrane translocase subunit TIM50; translation: MSSSVLLRSRLTNLISKRNQRLFSSEFASNPPKEPLIAAQALAPDQPPCAPDSSSASSSKSWNFLKYSLVGAITGATAATGYVSYAYSLDEIEEKTKSIRAAPLRNNLPDNASSFDKFKNLLYTSAMTVPAKASELYLDTRKMIEEQVQGYTEPYAEKLLPDLHPSEQHVFTLVLDLQETLLYSYWTREKGWQTIKRPGVDAFLEHLAQYFEIVVYSDYANMYVDPVMERLDTKHCVRYRLGKAATKYQNGTHYRDLSKLNRDPGKVIYLSAHARENSLQPENGAVIKPFKLENDDTALLDFIPFLEFVARNPPADIRKVLASYEGHDIPEEFIRRSKEHQRRVQEKKQQGRLWRR